The Balneolales bacterium ANBcel1 DNA segment GGTGCTGGCCATCACCGTGCTACTGCTGGCGATGGAGCGGATTCTCGGGATCGGGATATTCGACCCGGCTATGGGAGGCGACCCGGTGCTCTACCAGCACTTCTTCTGGTTCTACTCGCATCCGGCCGTCTATATCATGATCGTCCCTGCCTTTGGTATCATTTCGGAACTGATCTCCACTTTCTCCCGAAAAACCATCTTCGGCTACTGGGCCATCGCCCTTTCGAGCCTCGCCATCGCGTTTATCGGGTTTCTTGTCTGGGGCCATCACATGTTCGTCTCCGGACAGTCCGAACTCTCATCGGTGGTATTCTCGTTTCTGACATTCTTTGTGGGTGTGCCGACCGGCATCAAGATTTTCAACTGGGTGGCCACCATGTACCGGGGATCCATCGATCTCAAAACCCCGATGCTCTACGCCCTGGCGTTTCTTTTTCTGTTTACTATCGGCGGACTGACCGGCATCATGATCGGCGCGCTCTCCATCAACGTCCATTTGCACGATACCTATTATATCGTTGCCCATTTCCACTATGTAATGATGGGCGGGACGGTGATCGCGCTGCTCGGCGGCATCCACTACTGGTGGCCCAAGATGACGGGCAGAATGTATAACGAGATGTGGGGACGCATCACCTGCGGCATTATCTTCGTCTCCTTCAACATGACCTTCCTTCCCCAGTTCATCATGGGCAGCCAGGGAATGCCGAGGCGGTATTTCAACTACGTGGACCAGTTTCAGGGGCTGCACCAGTTTTCCACTATCGGCTCCTATCTGCTTGGGCTGGGTTTTGTGATCATGGCGGTTTACCTGGCCTGGTCGCTTTTCAAGGGGCCCAGGGCGACATCCAACCCCTGGAAGGCACGGTCACTGGACTGGATGACCTCCTCGCCTCCGACACATCACAACTTTGAATACACCCCGGTGATCCTCCACGGTCCGTATGACCATCACAAACCGATGAAGGAGTTCCGAATGGGCGTAGCTGAATCAGAAGAGGAGCGGGAATCCGCCAAACAGAAACCACTGAAATCCTAATCGCACGGCGTTAAACCAATTTCATAATCGTATGGGGAATCAGAGTGCAGCGGCAGGCAGAAAGTCGCATTTACAACATCACTTTGTCAACGAAGACCAGCAGTTCGAGTCTTCGAAAATGGGTATGTGGATTTTTCTTGTCACCGAGGTGCTGATGTTCGGGGGCCTTTTTGTGGCATACATTATATACCGGGCATGGCACCCGGACCTGTTCTACATGGCCGCCCAGGAACTGGATGTGGCCCTTGGGGCGACCAACACGGTCGTTCTCATCGCCAGCAGCCTGACCATCGCCCTTGCGATCCGCGCGGTCCAGCTCGACAAGATCAAGGCCGCTATCAACTACCTGTCGGCCACCCTGCTACTTGCGGGCACCTTTCTGGTGATCAAGTACTTCGAATATATGGACAAGTTCGGCAAGGGGATCTATCCCGGCCAGGCCTACTCGTACGAGGGGATCCATCATGAGATGGCCGTGAACTTTTTCAGTATTTACTACATGATGACCGGCCTGCACGGTATTCACGTGCTTGTCGGTATGGCCCTGATCGGCTGGATGATCATTAAGGCCAAAAAGGGTGCTGTGCACAGCGGCTACTATACGCCTGTGGAAAACACCGGCCTGTTCTGGCACCTGGTGGACATCATCTGGATTTTCCTGTTTCCGCTGCTCTACCTGATCGACTGATATGCCACCGGGCGCGACTCGCTGCCAACGAACTACCAACGAATTCCGGCTCACTCCGAAATAACAAGATCCCGACCAAGATCACAGACCAAGAACATGAGTACTCATCACATTTCAACCCTTCCCACGCTGCTTTCCGTAGCCGGCGCCCTGCTGGTACTCACTTTCCTCACCGTGGCCGTCACCTGGATAAACATTCCCGAACCGTTCAATGTAATTGTGGCCATTGCCATAGCCATTGTTAAAGCGGCCATAGTCGCCATGTTTTTCATGAATCTCTACTGGGACAGCAAATTCAATACGATCGTCTTTCTGCTGTCCATCCTATTCCTGACGATTTTTGTGAGTATCACACTGCTGGACACCCTGTTCCGTGACGCGGGGCTTCCGATTTACTGATAGCAGGAGATTCAGCTTCCCTTGCAGCATCCACGTTGGCTCTCCCTTCACTCCTTGTCGGGACGGGGAAAACGCGCGACATACGGTTTTTCAATCCGCAACGTGTACAGGAAAGGTTTGAAAGTCGTCTGGCTGGTTAGATAACCGCGCATCATTATTATTCAAACAGAAGCCTGGAAGCCTGTTCAGAAAGAGATTGCACTGATTGATTCCGTTGGCCGATGAGATTACCGATGAGAAGTTTCATCGGCAGTGACCGGGTCGGTCTGCAGATCGGCAATTTCCTTTGGGAGCATCGGGTTTTCGAGCCGGATGATCTTGCGCCGGCTCAGCCCGATTTTTTCCATGACGCCCTTGTTGTGATCCGCAAACAGCCGGTCCATTGTGCGGTCGGCGGAAATTATCCTCATCCCCCTTGCAATTCTGGCGGCCAGTTCCGGTTCATCCGGATTCACATAAAAAAGGAGTGGCAGCGGGTAATGGATCAGCAGGTGGCCCACGGTAGTCACATTTGCCAATTCATCCTCTCTTTCGGCAAACACACCATCCACTTCGTTGATGCCAAGGGTCGTAAATGCAAACTCTCCATTGCGGAGGTTGGCAAACAGCTCGTCAAACCCGCCCTTTTCGATAACAGTAAACCCGTTATGTCTCAGAAGATCAGCGTCGGTCCACAGTTCCGGTATACCCACCTTGAATCTTTTCAATGCATCCGAACTATCGATTTGGGCAAAGTGGTCTTGATCCTCTTCCCTGATGATGATCACCCGATATCCCAGCAGATTGTTAAGAATCGGATGGTAGATCACGGTTTTGTCTTCCTTCGACATTTTCCGGTTTCCTGCCGTGGTAACAAACAGGTCATGGCCGTACTTTCTGAATGCGCTGGACTCCATGTTTCCGGGGTAATCATCCATACGTTCAACAAGCTTCCAGGCACCATACTCTTGTCTGGTGGCATGCAATGCGGCCGTCAACACATCTCTCTCGTAATCCCTCCTGACGGAAGACCTGTTTCCGCTCCAAAAATCAATTACCTGTATTCGGTCTCTCATAGCCTGGAAACAGTGATCGCTGCAAAAGTCCTGTACCCAACAAACATTAATGCAAATATTTTCATCATCATGCATAAAACTACTCATTATTAATGCAAACATCAATTCCGGTTACATATAGAAATCGGCAGGATCCAGATGTGATGGCCGGCAAACAGATGCTATTTGATATAGGCCCAATAACTAGTCGTTTTTTTCATGAGAATTCCAGAATGCATCAACGCGTAAGTATTTGGCAGTACACCTGAACCACCCGGATAAACCCTGGTTCTCCAGTAACAGCCTACAGCGTTAATTTCGCGTTAAATAAATGTCCATGGGTTTGTTGTTTCCTCTGTTTTTATTATTATTACCACAGATATGCAAAATTTTTACTTTCCTTTCCCACCGGAGAACTCTCGCTGATGAAAGTAACACTGAAAGATATTGCAAAGGAAACCGGCTATTCGATTTCGACCATATCCCGCGTATTGAGCAATGTGGGAAAAATCAGCAGCAAGGCGCGTGAAGAAATTCTTCAGGCAGCCCAGAGGTTGAACTACCCCACTTCCCGAATTGCAGGGTACGAAGTCAGGAAAAAGAACCTCAACATCGCACTGATAACCGATTTCCACGAGGGTGAGTTTTACGCATCCTACTACTACGGGGTGGAGCGAGCGGCTTCGGAGGACCATGTTCGGTTGGCATTGCTGAATGTAACGGATCCGAGAAAAAACGTTAAAAAGTTTATGACCGAGCTCCTGTCGGACAAGTACTATGATTGTGCCATCATTTACATTCCGGAGCTTTTAAGAAAGGATTACGAGGAGTTGCTGGAGGTTATCCCGGACAGTTTTCCGGTTGTTTCAAACGCCCTGATTGAGAACTCCATTTTGTCTACCATCACCTTTGACGGCTACAGTGGCGGGCATCAGGCGGCACGGCTTTTCTATAAACGCGGTTACAGGAGGGTCGGCATTGTAAAAGGTCCCGCGAACAAAGCGGAGAGCAGATTCAGGTATAATGGTTTCAAAGATTACGTCGACGGAAAACCTGATATGGATCTGGTGTGGGAGTATCAGGGGGATTTCGAGTTCAACTCCGGAGTACAGAGTTTTTACGCCATGAGAGAGAGTGACTCCGAACCTGATGCCGTTTTCATCAGCAATGATTTCATGGCAACGGCCTTTGTCGATACCGCCGTAGCCAATAATGTGATGGTGCCGGATGATATCGCCGTACTTGGATATGACGACCTGCCGATGTGCCGGAACAACAATCCCACCATATCATCCGTGCGGACCGATTTTCGTCAGCTTGGCTTTACGACTATCCAGACTTTGAAAAACCGGCTTTCCGGAAACGGCCAGCAAAGCGGGATGCTCAGCCTCATCCCGGTCAGTATCAATGAAAGAGAGTCGATTGCGGTCAAGCCGGTCCGGGCTTAGATCCGACACAAAGCCTGTTCCTTGCCACCGTCGATGCGCGCGCTCATCCACAGAGCCTTCGGAATAGCGTATCGGATCGATATTTATCTGCCTGGCAATATGTTGCCGGTGCGGGAGCAGAGCACCTGATCCCATGGAATTACAGTAACCGTCACCAACCCATCACAAGCAGATGAAACCATCGAATGTTCGCACAACAGCTGTTTGGGCTCTATTTATCGTATTTATTCTGACCGGCTTTGCCTGTTCGGGGACAACGGAGCACTCCGGACAGAGTGTCCCGGTAACACTGGAGCAGGACGGGGACGGGAATTACACCATCTATCGTGACGGGGAACCCTATTTCATCAAGGGAGCAGGCGGAAGCTCCCGTCTTGACATGCTGGTGGAGACCGGAGGAAACTCCATCAGGACCTGGTCAACCGATGACGCCGGGCGCATTCTCGACGAGGCGCATGAACGCGGCCTTTCCGTCATGCTCGGAATCTGGCTGCAGCACGAGCGGCACGGGTTCAATTATGATGATGAGGAGGCCGTAGCGCGCCAAAAAAACGAAGCTCGGGAGAAGATTCTGCGCTACCGGGATCATCCCGCACTCCTGGCATGGGGACTCGGAAATGAAGTCAATCTTCAGTATAGTAACACCCGTGTATGGCACGCTGTCGAGGATATTGCGCAGATGGCAAGGGAGCTCGCTCCGAACCAACTCGTAACGACCGTCATTGCCGGTATCGATCAGGAAATCGCCCGTCTTGTCACAGAGAAAGTACCCTCCATTGACTTTCTGAGCATCAACACCTACGGTGGCCTTGACGATTTGCCGCAGAGAATCCGGGAGACCGCCTGGGACGGGCCTTATGCCGTTACAGAATGGGGGCCTACCGGACACTGGCAGGTGGATCGTACCGGCTGGGATGTTCCCATTGAGCCCACAAGTACCGAAAAAGCTGCGCAGTATCTTTCCCGGTATCAGAACAGCATTCTGGGGGATCCGGATCGATGCCTCGGATCATACACCTTTCTCTGGGGACAAAAGCAGGAGACAACTCCCACCTGGTACGGGGTGTTTCTTGAGACCGGGGAGATAACCGAAGTGGTCGATGTCATGCACTACAACTGGACCGGTGAATGGCCTGAACTGCGGGCTCCATCCATCCACAGCATCACTATAGACGGACTTTCAGCCCGCGACGACATCTACCTGAGCCCCGGCGGCACATACATGGCATCGGTTGAGGGTTCCCACCCGAACAACAGCTCCTTCGAAATCCGCTGGGAGTTTCTTCCCGAAAGCACAGACGTTCAGGTTGGCGGAGATCATGAAGAACGTCCCGAAACCATCTTCGGTCTTGAAGTTGAGAATAAGGGAGAAACACTGGTCTTTCGCGCTCCTGAACAGCCGGGCCCCTACCGCCTGTTTGTCTATCTGGTGACCGAAGACAACCGTGCCGCTACCGCGAACATTCCGTTCTTTGCAGGCGAGCAACAGTGACCTTTACCGCTTGTCCATGTCGGACCGACACGCTCGGCTTTGCCTGATACCACAGGATGATGCCCCTCCGCCGATAGCTTGCGACGCCATTTGCGAGCAAAAAAAGGGTTGTTCGCGGTACAAGCGCAAACAACCCTGAAAATATCCGGCTGACAAGTAAGTGTCAGCTGAAATCACACATTACTTGACAAGCGTCAGTGTGCGTGTGAGTACCTGGTTTCCTGCCTGGAGACGGTACAGATAGACACCGCTGGAAAACCCGGCTGCGTCAAAAGTAACCGAATGCTGTCCGGCTGAGAGGTGTCCTTCTTCCAGAACTGCGACTTGCTGACCCAGCATGTTATACACGCTCAGTGTCACCTGGGAAGATTCCGGAAGCGCAAAATCGATACTGGTTGTCGGGTTGAACGGATTCGGGTAGTTCTGGCTCAGTTGCAAGGTCCGGGGAACATCGGAGACTGCCGGCTCGCTGCTGGTCGGCTCTCCCGATACAAACTCGAAGTGATCCATGAACCAGGTGTCGTTAGCACCGCCTGATGCAGGATCTCCGCTCAGATCTGCGATAACAACAACCCTGTCCCAGGGAGCCTCACCGGCCAGCTCCTGAATATCCCACTCCAGTTCCACCCACTCTTCCTCGGCAGTCACTTCTGCAAACATTTCAGGGGATTCCGGCCCTACCTGCATCTCAAGCTTCATCATAACTTCGATTCCGCCACGTGGTGACCAGACTCTCATGCGGAAGCTCGTCTGCTCATTAATATCGATGGGTTCGGGGAGGTTGTAGAAGAAACCGGCCCAGCCCTGTGCTCCAGCCGATTTTTCATACCGTAATACATAGTCGGTCTCATTCAGCCCGGATTTATCCGGGTTTTCAATTCTTTCCAGAACTGCACCCTCAAACGGGAACATTACAGGGTCTTCTTCCCAGTTGATCTCCTCGTCATCAAAATTGAACGTCCAGGGAAGAGGTACGAGATCAGCGTCATCCTCTGAGGGGGGCGGATCCAGAACCTGTCCAGCGGCGGTGCTGAACATAAACATTGGCAAAAATAAGCCAAGAACCATGTATTTCATCGTTGCTGTAAGCTTGTTATTCATAGCATCCTCAATATTATTAATTCTTGTTACTCCAGCTTCGGCGCAACACGGGCTGATAGCGCTTTCCGTACGCACCGGTTTTGTCGATCTGACTTACCTTATGTTACTATAGTTACAATAAAAATGCAAATATTTCCCACAATCAATACAACTATATTGCGCTTTTTTCATTCCCCGCCAGATGCAAAATACCGGTGTATCGTGCTGAAAGCGGGCCTATGGGATTGCAAAAACAGGATTAGTCACTATCATATTACATACTTGGCGCGTGAATCAGCCACATGAACCCAACGGGAAACATATTGCAAAATATTTCATTTTTTGCAATATTGATATAAAACAAGAATATACCCAACAGGCTGCAGTCGTTTTTCCGGTACAGAAATCAGCCGGAAACTGTCGATAAAACCGGAGAACCCATGACACTTAACAGAATTACATCCATCTCTTTTTTGCTTTTTGCGATACATCTGCTTGTCTCACAGCCGGCTGTATCACAGGACTGGCAGCTGGTCTGGTCCGATGAATTTGGTACAGAAACCCTGGATACCACCAATTGGGAATACATGATCGGTACCGGTTCTCAGTATGGTGTTCCGGCAGGCTGGGGCAACAGTGAGCTTCAGTACTACACCGACCGCGAAGAAAACATCTTCGTCCAGGATGGCAAGCTGCATATTGTTGCCAGGGAAGAATCCTACAGAACCAGGAACTACACCTCGGCCCGCATCCGCTCTCTTGGCAAAGCCGATTTCCGGTACGGCAAATTTGAAGTACGCGCCAGGATGCCAAAAGGCCAGGGCCTGTGGCCTGCTATATGGATGCTCCCGACGGATAATGTCTATGGCGGATGGCCCCGAAGCGGGGAAATCGACATTCTTGAAATCGTGGGGCATGAGCCACATATCGCCCATGGAACCATTCACTATGGTGAGTCGGCAGGTGCCGGACATTCACTTACCGGGGGACGATACATCCTCAGAGATGGCAGTACCTTCAATGATGATTTCCACATTTTCTCAATAATATGGGAGCCTGAAAGAATCGAATGGTATGTGAACGGTAATTTATATCACTTTGCAACTCCGGGTCATACCAATCCCTACCCCTGGGTTTTTGATCAGAAATTCCATCTTTTGCTTAATGTTGCCGTGGGTGGCAACTGGCCGGGCAATCCCGACAACACCACCGAATTTCCACAGGAGATGGTCGTTGACTGGATCCGTGTATATCAGGATGCGACGCTCACCTCCGCGGGCGATGAAACAGAGGAAAGGCCCGGTTCTTTTACCCTCTCCCAAAACTACCCCAACCCGTTCAACCCAACCACCAATATTTCGTTTGAAATCGCAGAAGCCGGACACGTATCCATCAAGGTGTATGACATGCTAGGCCGTTTGGTCGCCCGGCCGGTCAACGGTGACTTCCACACCGGAAGCCACACCATCAGCTTCGATGCAAGCAACCTGAGCTCCGGCACATACATCTACCGTCTGGAGTCCGGTGGCTACGAACAGGCGCGAACCATGCAGCTGATGAAATAGGCATTAGCTCCTTATCAGGCGGGCCGGGCACGATCCGGCCTGCATTCTTTGGTTTTTTTTCCCGGATCAACAAATTCCATCTTCCGGCTATCCTCCTGAAGCCGGACAGATGGGGCAACTTTTTTATTTCCTTTCTCAACCGACTTCTCCGTAAAGATGTTTCGATTCTTTGGTACACCCTACCTGCTATTTTTAACCCTCTTTCCCCTGTCAGCACCTGGCAATAACGCAGTCTCCCCACCCGGCTTCTCCCTTCCGGCAGGAACCTACACCGAGCCATTCGGTTTAACTTTTACCGTACCTGAGGGATCAACAGTCCGATACACCACCAATGGCGAAAAGCCATCGGAATCCTCAAGGGCCTATGAGAATGGCGCATCCGTTGACATATCGGGATCGGTCATGGTGCGGGCACGTGCATTCCGTGACGGATACGAGCCCAGTGATTCAAAAACCAAAACGTTTATTCAGTTGCACCCCAATGTGGCCGACTTTGATTCAAATCTGCCGCTGGTCATTGTAAATCAGTTCGACAATGTCATGCATCCGGAGGGACATCACCGCAGCACCGTCCATTTTTCCGTTATCGACCTTGATAGCGACGGGCGCGCACATCTTCTCACCGATGATCTGCACCTTCACAGCCGGTCGGAGTCCAACTACCGGGGCTCCAGCTCACTTGCGTTTCCGAAAAAACAATTCGGGGTTCGATTGATCGACGAGGCAGGCGATAACCGGAATGAATCCATCCTGGGATTGCCCTCCGAAAATAACTGGATCATGCACGCGCCATGGGATGACCGAACGCTGATCCGGAACGCTGTCGCCTATCAGCTGAGCAGCGACATGGGTCGATATGCCCCGCGTACCCGGTTTGTGGAATTGTTCCTGCACGAGGGTGACGGCCCGGTTACCGCAGGTCATTATCACGGTGTCTATATGCTGGTCGAGCGAATCAAGTGGGATAACAATCGCGTGAACATTGAAAAAATCACTCCGGACGACAACTCAGAGCCGGAAATCACCGGCGGTTACATCATCAATTTCGACCGTGATGTCCATATTCGAAGCAGAAACCGCAACACCGGCTTTGCCCTTGTGCGTCCACAGGACCATGACATCACCCCGCAGCAGCGCAACTGGATTGAACATTTCCTTGGTGACCTGGAGGCTGCTTTATTCGGCCCGCAGTTTCATGACCC contains these protein-coding regions:
- a CDS encoding cytochrome C oxidase subunit IV family protein, translating into MSTHHISTLPTLLSVAGALLVLTFLTVAVTWINIPEPFNVIVAIAIAIVKAAIVAMFFMNLYWDSKFNTIVFLLSILFLTIFVSITLLDTLFRDAGLPIY
- a CDS encoding glycoside hydrolase family 2 TIM barrel-domain containing protein, with translation MKPSNVRTTAVWALFIVFILTGFACSGTTEHSGQSVPVTLEQDGDGNYTIYRDGEPYFIKGAGGSSRLDMLVETGGNSIRTWSTDDAGRILDEAHERGLSVMLGIWLQHERHGFNYDDEEAVARQKNEAREKILRYRDHPALLAWGLGNEVNLQYSNTRVWHAVEDIAQMARELAPNQLVTTVIAGIDQEIARLVTEKVPSIDFLSINTYGGLDDLPQRIRETAWDGPYAVTEWGPTGHWQVDRTGWDVPIEPTSTEKAAQYLSRYQNSILGDPDRCLGSYTFLWGQKQETTPTWYGVFLETGEITEVVDVMHYNWTGEWPELRAPSIHSITIDGLSARDDIYLSPGGTYMASVEGSHPNNSSFEIRWEFLPESTDVQVGGDHEERPETIFGLEVENKGETLVFRAPEQPGPYRLFVYLVTEDNRAATANIPFFAGEQQ
- the ctaD gene encoding cytochrome c oxidase subunit I, whose amino-acid sequence is MAERSANTLRIREFPIDENPKHTYLNHEKGILSWLFTLDHKRIGLLYLGSITFFFFVGGVLALLLRTELLTPAQSIIDADTYNQIFTLHGAIMIFLFIIPSIPAALGNFFLPMMIGAKDVAFPRLNLASWWIYIFGALFALFSIVNGAVDTGWTFYTPYSVQTGTAVVSMTLAVFILGFSSILTGINFIVTLHKLRSPGLSWSKMPLFLWSLYATAVIQILATPVLAITVLLLAMERILGIGIFDPAMGGDPVLYQHFFWFYSHPAVYIMIVPAFGIISELISTFSRKTIFGYWAIALSSLAIAFIGFLVWGHHMFVSGQSELSSVVFSFLTFFVGVPTGIKIFNWVATMYRGSIDLKTPMLYALAFLFLFTIGGLTGIMIGALSINVHLHDTYYIVAHFHYVMMGGTVIALLGGIHYWWPKMTGRMYNEMWGRITCGIIFVSFNMTFLPQFIMGSQGMPRRYFNYVDQFQGLHQFSTIGSYLLGLGFVIMAVYLAWSLFKGPRATSNPWKARSLDWMTSSPPTHHNFEYTPVILHGPYDHHKPMKEFRMGVAESEEERESAKQKPLKS
- a CDS encoding family 16 glycosylhydrolase, yielding MTLNRITSISFLLFAIHLLVSQPAVSQDWQLVWSDEFGTETLDTTNWEYMIGTGSQYGVPAGWGNSELQYYTDREENIFVQDGKLHIVAREESYRTRNYTSARIRSLGKADFRYGKFEVRARMPKGQGLWPAIWMLPTDNVYGGWPRSGEIDILEIVGHEPHIAHGTIHYGESAGAGHSLTGGRYILRDGSTFNDDFHIFSIIWEPERIEWYVNGNLYHFATPGHTNPYPWVFDQKFHLLLNVAVGGNWPGNPDNTTEFPQEMVVDWIRVYQDATLTSAGDETEERPGSFTLSQNYPNPFNPTTNISFEIAEAGHVSIKVYDMLGRLVARPVNGDFHTGSHTISFDASNLSSGTYIYRLESGGYEQARTMQLMK
- a CDS encoding T9SS type A sorting domain-containing protein; the encoded protein is MFSTAAGQVLDPPPSEDDADLVPLPWTFNFDDEEINWEEDPVMFPFEGAVLERIENPDKSGLNETDYVLRYEKSAGAQGWAGFFYNLPEPIDINEQTSFRMRVWSPRGGIEVMMKLEMQVGPESPEMFAEVTAEEEWVELEWDIQELAGEAPWDRVVVIADLSGDPASGGANDTWFMDHFEFVSGEPTSSEPAVSDVPRTLQLSQNYPNPFNPTTSIDFALPESSQVTLSVYNMLGQQVAVLEEGHLSAGQHSVTFDAAGFSSGVYLYRLQAGNQVLTRTLTLVK
- a CDS encoding LacI family DNA-binding transcriptional regulator, which codes for MKVTLKDIAKETGYSISTISRVLSNVGKISSKAREEILQAAQRLNYPTSRIAGYEVRKKNLNIALITDFHEGEFYASYYYGVERAASEDHVRLALLNVTDPRKNVKKFMTELLSDKYYDCAIIYIPELLRKDYEELLEVIPDSFPVVSNALIENSILSTITFDGYSGGHQAARLFYKRGYRRVGIVKGPANKAESRFRYNGFKDYVDGKPDMDLVWEYQGDFEFNSGVQSFYAMRESDSEPDAVFISNDFMATAFVDTAVANNVMVPDDIAVLGYDDLPMCRNNNPTISSVRTDFRQLGFTTIQTLKNRLSGNGQQSGMLSLIPVSINERESIAVKPVRA
- a CDS encoding cytochrome c oxidase subunit 3 family protein; the protein is MGNQSAAAGRKSHLQHHFVNEDQQFESSKMGMWIFLVTEVLMFGGLFVAYIIYRAWHPDLFYMAAQELDVALGATNTVVLIASSLTIALAIRAVQLDKIKAAINYLSATLLLAGTFLVIKYFEYMDKFGKGIYPGQAYSYEGIHHEMAVNFFSIYYMMTGLHGIHVLVGMALIGWMIIKAKKGAVHSGYYTPVENTGLFWHLVDIIWIFLFPLLYLID